The stretch of DNA GATCAACGTTAAACTCGGCTTCAAAAAAGACGGCCGCATCCGCGCCAAAGAATTAAAGATCATCGCCGACAATGGCGCCTACTCGGCCAAAGCGCCGGCGATCACCGGCGTCGCCGCCATGCGTCATGACACCTGCTACAAATATTCCGACGTGAAGCTTGAAGCCAAACTGATCTACACGAACAAGATTCCCACCGGCGCCTTTCGCGGCTTCGGCAATCCCTCGGCGGAGTGGGCGGTGGAGCAAGCCATCGACTTGGGCGCCCACGCGCTGGGCATCGATCCATTGGAGATCGCCCGGATCAACGCCGCCGAAACCGGCTACGTTTCACCGCATGGCAATCGCGTCACCAGCTGCGAACTAAAGCAGTGCCTCGACATGGCCGAGAAGATGATCGACTGGAAGACCAAGCGCGCCAACAAAGCGCCCAACACCGGCTTGGGCTTGGCTTGCACGGTTCATGTCAGCGGCAAGCGCCACTTTGGCGACTACGATGGCAGCTCGGCGACGATAAAAATCAACGAAGACGGCAAGGCGTTGATTCTCAGCGGCGAAGGCGAATGCGGCCAGGGCGTGCACACCGCGATGTGCCAAATCGCCGCCGAAGAGTTGGGCGTGCGCGTCGAGGATGTGGAAATTTCCCGCGCCGACACCGATCTCACGACATTCTGTTTAGGCGCGTTTGCTAGTCGACTAACTTACGTCAGCGGCAACGCGGTCAAGAACGCCGCGACCAACGTCAAAGCGCAGCTCTTCGAGCAAGCCGGCGAAATGTTGGAAGCCAACGCGGCGGATTTAATTTCGCGCGACGGCAGAATTTTCGTCAAAGGCGCCGATGGCAAATCGGTCACCGTCGCCGACGTCGCCCGCGCCAGACTATTTCGCCACAATGGCGCGCCGATCGTCGGCTCCGGCAGTTTCGACGCCGACTCGGTACTGCCAGACGGCACGCGCTTTGGCAACGAATCCGGCGCGTACAATTACGGCGTGCAAGCCGCGCAGGTTCACGTCGATCCGCTTACTGGCCAAGTCAAAGTTTTGCAGATGGTCGTCGCCTCGGACTGCGGCACGGTGATCTATCCAATCGGTGCCGAAGGCCAGGTTGAAGGCGGTTTGGCTCAAGGCATCGGCTACGCGCTGACTGAAGGATTGCAGTTCGACGAAGGCCGGCCGCTCAATCCCAATTTTTCCGATTACCGTATCCCGTCCATGCGCGACATGCCGCCGCTGCAACACGCCTTCGCAGACTCCTACGAACCAACAGGGCCGTTCGGAGCGAAAGGCTTGGGCGAGCTCAACATGGATCCGACGGCAGCCGTGATCAACAACGCGATCTTCGATGCCGTCGGCGTGCGCGTGAAAACTCTGCCGATCACGCCGGAGAAAATTCTGCGGGCACTAAAAGAAAAACAGAACAGCAAGTAAGCGGCAAATGAGCCATGAAAGCGAAAAACTTTTACACCACGAAGCGCACGAAGGACACGAAGGGTTTTGGGAAACCATATTCTCGTTCCGAACTTCGTGCTCTTCGTGTCCTTCGTGGTGAGAATCTCTTTTCGACCTAAGCGCGGATACACGCATGATAAGATTCGACTACCAAGAACCGACGACGCTGAAAAAAGTCTTCGCCATGATGGAAAAACATGGCGAAGAGGGCCGGGTCATGGCTGGCGGGACATCGCTCCTGATCATGATGCGCCAGCGTTTACTCACGCCCAAGGTCG from Deltaproteobacteria bacterium encodes:
- a CDS encoding xanthine dehydrogenase family protein molybdopterin-binding subunit codes for the protein MSKSEKFSVVGKRVQRVEGFDKVTGDSKFIADIHLPGMLTGRILRSPYPHARIRSIDISKAEKLRGVRAVVTAEDTIKRPWGAFFADQYILSVGKTRYVGEEVAAVAAIDPDIAEEALDLIEVDWDPLPGVFDAEEAMQDGAPLVHDDKPNNIAMHLDLERGNIAQAFADSDIIVEDTFTSMPQWHCAIETIGSVAEYAPSGKYTIYMNTQTLFNARYRIATALGVPETDVRVIQSAVGGGFGGKSCDDNNALVCAVLARKAGKPVRVINTREEEFLAGCRPRVFMKINVKLGFKKDGRIRAKELKIIADNGAYSAKAPAITGVAAMRHDTCYKYSDVKLEAKLIYTNKIPTGAFRGFGNPSAEWAVEQAIDLGAHALGIDPLEIARINAAETGYVSPHGNRVTSCELKQCLDMAEKMIDWKTKRANKAPNTGLGLACTVHVSGKRHFGDYDGSSATIKINEDGKALILSGEGECGQGVHTAMCQIAAEELGVRVEDVEISRADTDLTTFCLGAFASRLTYVSGNAVKNAATNVKAQLFEQAGEMLEANAADLISRDGRIFVKGADGKSVTVADVARARLFRHNGAPIVGSGSFDADSVLPDGTRFGNESGAYNYGVQAAQVHVDPLTGQVKVLQMVVASDCGTVIYPIGAEGQVEGGLAQGIGYALTEGLQFDEGRPLNPNFSDYRIPSMRDMPPLQHAFADSYEPTGPFGAKGLGELNMDPTAAVINNAIFDAVGVRVKTLPITPEKILRALKEKQNSK